Proteins encoded by one window of Aphidius gifuensis isolate YNYX2018 linkage group LG2, ASM1490517v1, whole genome shotgun sequence:
- the LOC122850374 gene encoding uncharacterized protein LOC122850374, translated as MPPGTFDACCGKSRSLRKALTSQGHDHGGESDHSIDVFLTPNKSDPFISNLVSPNKDNPIISDLFYTDNNAEKSVIKGKPDEDDKKNFDLADIRLVVADVFEKSNVVKSISAIESCIKQLGGIISTIRGDVMVNTNAIADIKADVTRIDESLQVIQGVVDDSIGNNELCNDSIMQSCITEVHEQQMRSKNLILYGLVEDVDDGIRKAVSVTFGQDGSSLAERSKDVPLLNRDFKVISELIDTSMELVGNNAQLESYTYSRLDQEIIERKKDNCGSTCLCGPGPYDVSEATVCQNEEPAITKVEERRKEHLHQREKWCIHHPSSSSGSTPSIGFAKPVATSDNSSSLNTTSNYSYLALNKHSNIIVIKHCKKELLYPLKILFDCILKSGVFPDYFKVSRVTPIYKGVGRKDDVKNSRPITVLSALSKVFEKCMYSILYSYFKPFVSSQQHGFLPRRSTVTNLAILKEYIISAFECGCQVDVIYTDFSKAFDKVSFNELIISLYGIRVLQNI; from the exons ATGCCGCCTGGAACATTTGATGCATGCTGTGGCAAATCAAGGTCGCTTAGAAAAGCACTGACATCTCAAGGTCATGATCATGGTGGTGAATCAGATCATAGTATTGATGTGTTCTTGACACCAAATAAATCTGATCCATTTATAAGTAATCTGGTATCACCAAATAAAGATAATCCAATTATAAGTGATTTGTTTTATACTGATAATAATGCTGAAAAATCTGTTATAAAGGGTAAACCTGATgaggatgataaaaaaaattttgatctgGCAGATATTAGATTAGTAGTGGCTGATGTGTTTGAAAAAAGTAATGTGGTTAAAAGTATTAGTGCCATTGAATCATGTATTAAACAGTTAGGAGGCATTATCTCAACAATAAGGGGGGATGTCATGGTTAACACGAATGCAATTGCTGATATTAAGGCGGATGTCACACGGATTGATGAGTCATTACAAGTTATACAAggtgttgttgatgatagTATTGGTAATAATGAATTATGTAATGATAGCATTATGCAGAGTTGTATTACTGAAGTTCATGAACAACAAATGAGAagtaagaatttaattttatatggaCTGGTTGAAGATGTTGATGATGGAATTCGTAAGGCAGTATCTGTTACATTTGGTCAAGATGGATCTTCGTTAGCTGAACGAAGTAAGGATGTACCTCTTTTAAATAGAGACTTTAAAGTTATAAGTGAGTTAATTGACACTTCAATGGAACTCGTTGGTAATAATGCTCAACTTGAATCATACACATATTCAAGACTTG ATCAGGaaattattgaaagaaaaaaagataattgtGGATCAACTTGTTTATGTGGCCCAGGACCGTACGATGTATCAGAGGCAACAGTTTGCCAAAATGAAGAACCAGCTATCACAAAGGTTGAAGAAAGGAGAAAAGAACATTTACATCAAAGAGAAAAATGGTGCATACATCATCCATCAAGTTCATCAGGGTCAACACCGAGCATAGGTTTTGCTAAACCTGTTGCTACCTCAGATAACTCGTCTTCATTAAATACAACTTCAAATTATTCTTATTTAgctttaaataaacattcaaaCATTATAGTTATAAAACAttgtaaaaaagaattattgtatccactaaaaatattatttgattgtatACTTAAGAGTGGTGTATTCCCTGATTACTTTAAAGTGTCAAGGGTTACACCCATTTATAAAGGCGTGGGAAGAAAGgatgatgttaaaaattcaagaccTATCACTGTACTGTCTGCTTTGTCAAAGGTCTTTGAAAAGTGTATGTACTCGATCTTATACTCATATTTTAAACCATTTGTCTCAAGTCAACAGCATGGTTTTCTACCTAGAAGATCAACAGTTACAAATTTGGcaatattaaaagaatatataatcaGTGCTTTTGAGTGTGGGTGTCAGGTTGATGTTATATATACAGACTTTTCAAAGGCCTTTGATAAAGTATCGTTTAATGAGTTGATTATTAGTCTTTATGGTATTCGTGTACtacaaaatatatga